In the genome of Myxococcus stipitatus, one region contains:
- a CDS encoding pirin family protein has translation MSQQQVSEQPVVMGLGPLKGMPWPTPDPFLFCVHHDDRYPAGTEKMGPAPSLLTGRQIGQDFDGRDGWNMYHGSVVPGFPQHPHRGFETVTIVRKGLLDHSDSLGAAARFGGGDVQWLTAGGGVLHSEMFPLLQPDKPNPVELFQIWLNLPSVDKLVTPHFSMLWNHNIPRHVAKDEAGRTTEVTLIAGSLGDAKAPPPPPKSWASRADTDVAIWTLKLSPGARWTLPAAARGSNRFLYFFKGSSLKVGGRVIPASHVLQLRPEVDAELENGPDETELLMLQGRPIKEPVAQHGPFVMNTRQELQQAFNDYQRTQFGGWPWKSDDPVHPREEGRFARHADGRLERPT, from the coding sequence ATGAGTCAGCAACAGGTGAGTGAGCAACCCGTCGTCATGGGCCTGGGCCCCCTCAAGGGAATGCCCTGGCCCACGCCCGACCCCTTCTTGTTCTGCGTGCACCACGACGACCGGTACCCGGCGGGCACCGAGAAGATGGGGCCTGCCCCCTCGCTCCTGACGGGCCGGCAGATAGGCCAGGACTTCGACGGGCGGGATGGCTGGAACATGTACCACGGGAGCGTCGTCCCGGGCTTTCCCCAGCACCCGCACCGGGGCTTCGAGACGGTGACCATCGTTCGCAAGGGCCTGTTGGACCACTCGGACTCGCTGGGCGCGGCGGCGCGCTTCGGCGGCGGGGACGTGCAGTGGCTCACCGCGGGCGGCGGCGTGCTGCACTCGGAGATGTTCCCGCTGCTCCAGCCCGACAAGCCCAACCCGGTGGAGCTGTTCCAGATCTGGCTCAACCTGCCGAGCGTGGACAAGCTCGTCACGCCGCACTTCTCCATGCTCTGGAATCACAACATCCCCCGGCATGTGGCGAAGGACGAGGCGGGACGCACCACCGAGGTCACCCTCATCGCGGGCTCGCTGGGTGACGCCAAGGCGCCGCCTCCGCCGCCCAAGTCCTGGGCCTCGCGCGCGGACACCGACGTGGCCATCTGGACGCTGAAGCTGTCGCCCGGCGCGCGCTGGACGCTCCCCGCCGCCGCGCGGGGCAGCAATCGCTTCCTGTACTTCTTCAAGGGCTCCTCGCTGAAGGTGGGCGGGCGCGTCATCCCCGCCTCGCATGTCCTCCAGCTGCGGCCGGAGGTCGACGCGGAGCTGGAGAACGGCCCGGACGAGACGGAGCTGCTGATGCTGCAGGGCCGGCCCATCAAGGAGCCGGTGGCCCAGCATGGCCCCTTCGTGATGAACACGCGCCAGGAGCTCCAGCAGGCGTTCAACGACTACCAGCGCACGCAGTTCGGCGGGTGGCCGTGGAAGAGCGATGACCCGGTCCACCCTCGCGAGGAGGGGCGCTTCGCCCGTCACGCGGATGGCCGGCTGGAGCGGCCCACCTAG
- a CDS encoding VOC family protein, producing the protein MSTSRPFRILGLQQIAIGGADKGPLRKLWVDLLGLTPHGTYRSERENVDEDIVTAGAGPFKVEVDLMQPINPEGKPRVHETPLNHVGLWVDDLPGAVAWLEQQGLRFAPGGIRKGAAGFDICFVHPKGNEQFPYGGEGVLIELVQAPPEIIAAFEKLAAGGH; encoded by the coding sequence ATGTCGACTTCAAGACCCTTCCGAATCCTGGGCCTCCAGCAGATCGCCATCGGTGGCGCCGACAAGGGCCCGCTCCGCAAGCTCTGGGTGGACCTGCTGGGCCTGACGCCTCACGGCACCTACCGCAGCGAGCGGGAGAACGTGGACGAGGACATCGTCACGGCCGGTGCGGGGCCCTTCAAGGTCGAGGTGGACCTGATGCAGCCCATCAACCCCGAGGGCAAGCCCCGGGTCCACGAGACGCCGCTCAACCACGTGGGCCTGTGGGTGGATGACCTCCCGGGCGCCGTGGCGTGGCTGGAGCAGCAGGGGCTTCGCTTCGCGCCGGGCGGCATCCGCAAGGGCGCGGCGGGCTTCGACATCTGCTTCGTGCACCCCAAGGGCAACGAGCAGTTCCCCTACGGGGGCGAGGGGGTGCTCATCGAGCTGGTGCAGGCCCCGCCGGAGATCATCGCCGCGTTCGAGAAGCTCGCGGCCGGCGGTCACTGA
- a CDS encoding vWA domain-containing protein: MTQTFLKRGLSLWGSALLAVCALPACTSALSSKEEAPRSPAAQSLTHAEGVGSTKQVRHADEASADVLPSSDAKDDDSEMSSDKVHRGVVGSGIQAVEAVAMPAPAPPPAEMGAASAPSYAPSAKRSIPRMPMGRPLSATSMPREHDWYTEPVSAGNTHESWKPNIFTETAKDPLSTFGADVDTASYTVARRNLMQGTLPPGSAVRVEEFVNYFKFRYTPPEKGAFSVHMDAAPSPFDAKRHFVRVGVQGKSVSRSQRKPAHLVFLMDTSGSMGSPDRLPLAKEAVKIAVKNLNENDTVAIVTYAGSTRDVLPPTPASDVKKIHDALNSLESGGGTAMGSGMEMAYKHAVKKASGQVVSRVVVLTDGDTNIGPSLSPESMLESIRKYVAEGVTLTTVGFGMGNYRDDLMEKLADKGNGNCFYVDSMKEARKVFETQLTGTLEVIAKDVKLQVEFNPAVVSRYRLLGYENRDVADKDFRNDKVDAGEIGAGHNVTALYEVELIPGAKEKLATVRVRAKAPNGTEASEQAFPMEYAKVAPSLEAASPDFRFALAVAATADILRGNPAAQNWSLATTKKLAEGAAAKDADRLEFVELVTQARALSGASARGN; the protein is encoded by the coding sequence ATGACCCAGACCTTCCTGAAGCGCGGCCTGTCCTTGTGGGGAAGTGCCCTGCTCGCAGTCTGCGCCTTGCCGGCCTGCACCAGCGCCCTGTCCTCGAAGGAGGAGGCCCCGCGCTCCCCCGCGGCCCAGTCCCTCACGCACGCGGAGGGCGTGGGCTCGACCAAGCAGGTGAGGCACGCCGACGAAGCCTCCGCGGACGTCCTGCCCTCCAGTGACGCCAAGGACGATGACTCCGAGATGTCCAGCGACAAGGTCCACCGTGGAGTCGTCGGTTCGGGCATCCAGGCCGTCGAGGCCGTGGCCATGCCCGCCCCCGCGCCTCCGCCCGCCGAGATGGGCGCGGCGTCGGCCCCCTCCTATGCGCCCAGCGCGAAGCGCTCGATTCCCCGAATGCCCATGGGGAGGCCCCTGAGCGCCACCTCCATGCCCAGGGAGCATGACTGGTACACCGAGCCCGTCTCGGCCGGGAACACGCACGAGTCCTGGAAGCCCAACATCTTCACCGAGACGGCGAAGGACCCCTTGTCCACCTTCGGCGCGGACGTGGACACCGCGTCGTACACGGTGGCGCGCCGGAACCTCATGCAGGGCACCCTGCCTCCGGGCTCGGCTGTGCGCGTCGAGGAGTTCGTCAACTACTTCAAGTTCCGCTACACGCCGCCGGAGAAGGGGGCGTTCTCGGTGCACATGGACGCCGCGCCGTCGCCCTTTGACGCCAAGCGGCACTTCGTCCGGGTGGGCGTGCAGGGCAAGTCCGTCTCGCGCTCACAGCGCAAGCCCGCGCACCTGGTGTTCCTCATGGACACCAGCGGCTCCATGGGCTCCCCGGACCGGCTCCCGCTCGCCAAGGAGGCCGTGAAGATCGCCGTGAAGAACCTCAACGAGAACGACACGGTGGCCATCGTCACCTATGCGGGCTCCACGCGGGACGTCCTGCCGCCCACGCCCGCCTCGGACGTGAAGAAGATCCACGACGCGCTCAACTCGCTCGAGTCGGGTGGCGGCACGGCCATGGGCTCCGGCATGGAGATGGCCTACAAGCACGCGGTGAAGAAGGCCTCGGGCCAGGTGGTGTCCCGCGTCGTGGTGCTCACGGATGGAGACACCAACATCGGCCCCAGCCTGAGCCCGGAGTCCATGCTGGAGAGCATCCGCAAGTACGTGGCCGAGGGCGTCACCCTCACCACCGTGGGCTTCGGCATGGGCAACTACCGCGACGACTTGATGGAGAAGCTCGCGGACAAGGGCAACGGCAACTGCTTCTACGTGGACAGCATGAAGGAAGCCCGCAAGGTCTTCGAGACGCAGCTCACCGGCACCCTGGAGGTCATCGCCAAGGACGTGAAGCTCCAGGTCGAGTTCAACCCCGCCGTGGTGAGCCGCTACCGCCTGCTCGGCTATGAGAATCGCGACGTGGCCGACAAGGACTTCCGCAACGACAAGGTGGACGCGGGTGAGATTGGCGCGGGCCACAACGTCACCGCGCTGTACGAGGTGGAGCTCATCCCCGGGGCGAAGGAGAAGCTCGCCACGGTCCGGGTGCGCGCCAAGGCCCCCAACGGCACCGAGGCGTCCGAGCAGGCCTTCCCCATGGAGTACGCCAAGGTGGCCCCGTCGCTGGAGGCGGCCTCGCCCGACTTCCGCTTCGCCCTGGCCGTGGCGGCCACCGCGGACATCCTCCGTGGCAATCCCGCCGCCCAGAACTGGAGCCTGGCGACCACGAAGAAGCTGGCCGAGGGCGCCGCCGCCAAGGACGCCGACCGCCTGGAGTTCGTGGAGCTGGTGACGCAGGCCCGAGCGCTATCGGGTGCCTCCGCGCGCGGGAACTGA
- a CDS encoding MFS transporter: MASALFMEFVDSTALSTALPALSVAFGTDPIHLKLALTSYILALAVLAPASGWVADRFGPRRVFLVAMSVFLLSSVLCGFSRTLPQLVLFRTLQGLGGALMTPVGRLIVVGTAPREKLVSALSWFTMPALVGPLVGPPLAGLILGVADWPWIFFINVPVGLLGMLAVARFVPELPQPHPGPFDWKGYALAAVCITLLMGTAETVGVELVPASLQLAMAAVAVFTLGWFVRHALRAERPVLDLRLLKQATYRASTVGGGLVRMGLGATPFLLPLMLQVGLGWGPFEAGLVTIGTGLGAMSCKPLAPWVIRRVGFRTTLIGSNLAAAVMTALPALFRDSTPVPLIVGTLFVGGFVRSLQFTAINAVAYADITPEAVSRASTLAVVTQQMALSVGISFGALMLHVARGSGDLPLTPDRFLLPFVAVGVVSSLAGPLFHRLPEDAGSRIGGRAAR, translated from the coding sequence GTGGCGAGCGCGCTGTTCATGGAGTTCGTGGACTCCACGGCGCTGTCCACCGCGCTGCCCGCGCTCTCCGTGGCGTTCGGCACGGACCCCATCCACCTCAAGCTCGCGCTGACGTCCTACATCCTGGCGCTGGCCGTGCTCGCGCCCGCGAGCGGCTGGGTGGCGGACCGCTTCGGCCCCCGCCGCGTCTTCCTGGTGGCGATGAGCGTGTTCCTCCTGAGCTCGGTGCTCTGCGGCTTCTCGCGGACGCTGCCTCAGCTCGTCCTCTTCCGCACGCTCCAGGGCCTGGGCGGCGCGCTGATGACTCCGGTGGGCCGGCTCATCGTGGTGGGCACGGCGCCTCGCGAGAAGCTGGTGTCCGCGTTGAGCTGGTTCACCATGCCCGCGTTGGTGGGGCCGCTGGTGGGCCCGCCCCTCGCCGGGCTCATCCTGGGCGTGGCGGACTGGCCTTGGATTTTCTTCATCAACGTCCCCGTGGGGCTGCTGGGCATGCTCGCGGTGGCGCGCTTCGTGCCGGAATTGCCGCAGCCTCATCCGGGGCCCTTCGACTGGAAGGGGTACGCGCTCGCCGCGGTCTGCATCACGCTGCTGATGGGCACGGCGGAGACGGTGGGCGTGGAGCTGGTGCCCGCGTCGCTCCAGCTCGCCATGGCGGCGGTGGCCGTCTTCACGCTGGGGTGGTTCGTGCGTCACGCCTTGCGCGCGGAGCGGCCCGTGCTGGACCTGCGGCTCCTGAAGCAGGCCACCTACCGCGCCAGCACCGTGGGCGGTGGACTGGTGCGCATGGGCCTGGGGGCCACGCCGTTCCTCCTGCCCTTGATGCTCCAGGTGGGCCTGGGGTGGGGGCCGTTCGAGGCGGGCCTGGTGACCATCGGCACGGGGCTGGGGGCCATGTCGTGCAAGCCCCTGGCGCCGTGGGTCATCCGCAGGGTGGGCTTTCGCACCACTCTCATCGGCTCCAACCTGGCGGCCGCGGTGATGACGGCGCTGCCGGCCCTGTTTCGGGACTCGACGCCCGTTCCGCTCATCGTCGGGACGCTGTTCGTGGGCGGCTTCGTGCGCTCGTTGCAGTTCACCGCCATCAACGCGGTGGCGTACGCGGACATCACCCCGGAGGCGGTGAGCCGGGCGTCCACGCTGGCGGTGGTGACGCAGCAGATGGCGCTGAGCGTGGGCATCAGCTTCGGCGCGCTCATGCTGCATGTGGCGAGAGGCAGCGGGGATTTGCCGCTGACCCCGGACCGCTTCCTGCTGCCGTTCGTCGCGGTGGGCGTGGTGTCGTCGCTCGCGGGGCCGCTCTTCCATCGGCTGCCGGAGGACGCGGGCTCGCGAATCGGCGGACGCGCGGCGCGCTGA
- a CDS encoding heparan-alpha-glucosaminide N-acetyltransferase domain-containing protein: MTSSPTLPVSQDRVRAIDWLRGIAVLFMVQTHSLALLTPELRKSLWVGRLLKVDGLVAPAFIFSAGFALALVMVRSAATGKLRERVPRNFRRTCEVLLVATLVNWAWFPLLSEPKWILRMDILQCVGLCLMLMLPVAAALASRPRVLAAVGLALALGVFAVAPFGEHVPEPWAMFTNKSSFAPFPLLPWIGFAWLGLFAGTLAGAWGRRALTVALLALVAVGAVAAASGDFLYSLYPQHRFFVCNPSNSAARFSWVCAVLLVLMGLEARMATGQESSRVRRFIEVFGTSSLSAYFFHEMLLFYRIGGVFSFQRFWGDRSGWVQYWVLTAVLIVATWMLCLAWDRLEHLVKTALQAVGKRLRPALSQ, encoded by the coding sequence GTGACTTCTTCCCCGACCCTCCCCGTATCCCAGGACCGCGTGCGCGCCATCGACTGGCTGCGCGGCATCGCCGTGTTGTTCATGGTGCAGACGCACTCCCTGGCGCTGCTCACCCCGGAGCTGCGCAAGAGCCTCTGGGTGGGCCGCCTGCTCAAGGTCGACGGCCTGGTCGCTCCCGCGTTCATCTTCTCCGCGGGCTTCGCGCTGGCCCTCGTCATGGTGCGCAGCGCCGCCACCGGCAAGCTCCGCGAGCGGGTGCCCCGCAACTTCCGCCGCACCTGTGAAGTGCTCCTCGTCGCCACCCTGGTCAACTGGGCCTGGTTCCCGCTGCTGAGCGAGCCCAAGTGGATCCTCCGCATGGACATCCTCCAGTGCGTGGGCCTGTGCCTGATGTTGATGCTGCCGGTGGCCGCCGCGCTCGCCTCGCGTCCGCGCGTCCTGGCGGCCGTGGGCCTGGCCCTGGCCCTGGGCGTCTTCGCCGTCGCGCCCTTCGGAGAGCACGTCCCCGAGCCCTGGGCCATGTTCACGAACAAGTCCTCGTTCGCGCCCTTCCCGCTGCTGCCGTGGATCGGCTTCGCGTGGCTGGGCCTCTTCGCGGGGACACTCGCGGGGGCCTGGGGCCGACGCGCGCTGACGGTGGCCCTGCTCGCCCTCGTGGCGGTGGGCGCCGTCGCCGCGGCCTCCGGGGACTTCCTCTACTCGCTCTATCCACAGCACCGCTTCTTCGTCTGCAACCCGTCCAACTCCGCGGCGCGCTTCTCGTGGGTGTGCGCGGTGCTGCTGGTCCTCATGGGGCTGGAGGCGCGGATGGCCACGGGCCAGGAGTCCTCGCGGGTGCGGCGGTTCATCGAGGTGTTCGGCACCTCGTCGCTCTCCGCCTACTTCTTCCACGAGATGCTGCTGTTCTACCGGATTGGCGGCGTCTTCTCCTTCCAGCGCTTCTGGGGAGATCGCAGCGGGTGGGTCCAGTACTGGGTGCTCACCGCCGTGCTCATCGTCGCCACGTGGATGTTGTGCCTCGCGTGGGATCGGCTGGAACACCTCGTGAAGACAGCGCTCCAGGCCGTGGGCAAGCGGCTGCGTCCCGCGCTGTCTCAGTGA
- a CDS encoding expansin EXLX1 family cellulose-binding protein, with protein MRPLPSLSRSMLVPMAATLLACGGCGEDPSGGGVPLGEEQQGIATYYDATGAGNCSYDASPNDMMVAAMNTPQYANSAACGQCVDIQGPSGNVRVRIVDRCPECAAGHLDLSREAFAKIAEMRLGRVDIKWKVVSCDVAGSLQYHFKNGSNPWWTAIQVRNHRLPISKLEWRRGDGAWKNVPRQDYNYFVNDSGMGEGSFSVRVTASTGEQVEDTISRVLDNATTEGISQFR; from the coding sequence ATGCGCCCACTCCCCTCGCTCTCCCGTTCGATGCTCGTCCCCATGGCCGCCACCCTCCTCGCGTGTGGAGGCTGCGGCGAAGACCCGTCCGGTGGAGGGGTGCCGCTGGGTGAGGAGCAGCAAGGCATCGCGACCTATTACGACGCCACCGGCGCGGGAAATTGCAGCTACGACGCCAGCCCCAACGACATGATGGTGGCGGCGATGAACACGCCCCAGTACGCCAACAGCGCGGCGTGTGGCCAGTGCGTGGACATCCAGGGCCCCAGCGGCAACGTCCGCGTGCGCATCGTCGACCGGTGTCCGGAGTGCGCGGCGGGCCACCTGGACCTGAGCCGCGAGGCCTTCGCGAAGATCGCCGAGATGCGCCTGGGCCGCGTGGACATCAAGTGGAAGGTGGTCTCCTGCGACGTGGCCGGCAGCCTCCAGTACCACTTCAAGAACGGCAGCAACCCATGGTGGACGGCCATCCAGGTGCGCAACCACCGGCTGCCCATCTCCAAGCTGGAGTGGCGGCGGGGAGACGGCGCGTGGAAGAACGTCCCGCGCCAGGACTACAACTACTTCGTCAACGACAGCGGCATGGGCGAAGGTTCGTTCAGCGTCCGCGTGACGGCGTCCACGGGCGAGCAGGTGGAGGACACGATCTCCCGCGTCCTCGACAACGCCACCACCGAGGGAATCAGCCAGTTCCGGTAG